From the genome of Candidatus Eisenbacteria bacterium:
AGCAACGCGAGCTGTACGCGCTCCCGGCGGTGAGCGGCCGCTCGATGGCGGCCTTCGCGATGACCGAGCGCCAGGCAGGGTCCGACGTGTCGGCGATCGCCACCACCGCCGTCCGCGACGGCGACAGCTACGTGCTCGACGGGCTCAAGACCTTCATCTCCAACGCGGGGATCGCCGACTTCTACACCGTCTTCGCCTCCACCGATCTCGGTGCGCGCAGCAAGGGCATCAGCTGCTTCGTCGTGCCCGCGCACTCGGACGGTCTGCGCTTCGTCGGACCGCAGATTCTCTCCGCGCCCCATCCGCTCGGCGAGATCCAGTTCGACGGCTGCCGTGTCCCGCTCGAGAACCGCGTGGGTGAAGAAGGCAAGGGGTTCGGGATCGGTCTCGGCACGCTGGATCGGCTGCGCGCCACGGTCGGCGCGGCGGCATGCGGCATGGCCGCGCGCGCGCTCGAGGAAGCGCTGCGCCATGCGCGCTCGCGCCACCAGTTCGGCAAGCCGCTCGGCGATTTCCAGCTGGTGCAGGAGAAGCTGGCGCGCATGGCCACCGAGCTGACCGCTGCGCGCCTGCTGGTCTACCGCGCGGCATGGGAAGCCGATCGTGGCGCCGAGCGGGTCACGCTCGAAGCCGCGATGGCCAAGGCCCACGCCACGGAAGCGGCGCAGAAGATCGTGGACGACGCGGTTCAGATCCTGGGCGGCGCCGGCGTG
Proteins encoded in this window:
- a CDS encoding acyl-CoA dehydrogenase family protein, with protein sequence QRELYALPAVSGRSMAAFAMTERQAGSDVSAIATTAVRDGDSYVLDGLKTFISNAGIADFYTVFASTDLGARSKGISCFVVPAHSDGLRFVGPQILSAPHPLGEIQFDGCRVPLENRVGEEGKGFGIGLGTLDRLRATVGAAACGMAARALEEALRHARSRHQFGKPLGDFQLVQEKLARMATELTAARLLVYRAAWEADRGAERVTLEAAMAKAHATEAAQKIVDDAVQILGGAGVMASHPVDRLYRAVRALRIYEGTTEIQHLVIAGQLLREEADTAAR